In Microbacterium sp. SLBN-146, one genomic interval encodes:
- a CDS encoding YaaA family protein gives MLILLPPSETKRPGGTSAPLDIDGLAYPSLAPARQRVVDALVELAHDVDAAARVLKLSERQRIEVADNAALRSSPTMPAVDRYTGVLYDALGADTLDSSARRWLGRHVAIHSAPLGPVSALDPLPAYRLGASTTLPGLQNPRRLWAAAVSHAIEQSGVRFVLDLRSEAYERLGPVPTSVASTYVRIVTETDDGTARALNHFNKHAKGALVRRLAIERPRVTSRRSFAEWARSADIRVADGAPGELQLFV, from the coding sequence ATGCTGATCCTCCTTCCTCCCTCCGAGACCAAGCGTCCGGGCGGAACCTCGGCGCCGCTCGATATCGACGGGCTCGCCTATCCGTCCCTCGCACCCGCGCGCCAGCGCGTCGTGGATGCTCTCGTGGAGCTTGCACACGACGTCGATGCCGCCGCGCGCGTCCTCAAGCTGAGTGAGCGCCAGCGCATCGAAGTGGCAGACAACGCCGCTCTCCGCTCCTCGCCCACCATGCCGGCGGTCGACCGGTACACCGGGGTCCTGTACGACGCGCTCGGCGCAGACACGCTGGACTCCTCCGCTCGCCGATGGCTCGGTCGCCATGTCGCGATCCACTCGGCGCCCCTCGGACCGGTGAGTGCTCTCGATCCTCTCCCCGCCTATCGCCTCGGCGCGTCGACGACGCTTCCAGGGCTCCAGAATCCGCGCCGGCTCTGGGCTGCTGCCGTTTCGCACGCGATCGAACAGAGCGGCGTGCGCTTCGTGCTCGATCTGCGCTCGGAGGCCTACGAGCGTCTCGGCCCCGTGCCTACCTCTGTCGCCTCGACCTACGTGCGCATCGTCACGGAGACCGACGACGGAACGGCGCGGGCCCTCAACCACTTCAATAAGCACGCCAAGGGTGCGCTCGTGCGCCGCCTCGCGATCGAACGGCCGCGCGTGACGTCGCGTCGCAGCTTCGCGGAGTGGGCTCGCTCAGCCGATATCCGTGTCGCAGACGGAGCCCCCGGCGAGCTCCAGCTCTTCGTCTGA
- a CDS encoding DUF4282 domain-containing protein: MSEPISTPPPLPPRPAADVARETSDARTAHRDGYDPATDPDDTGVPNGLAGEPSDVGRGFFRALFDLSFRTFITRRLASVFYLVGLIAIGIGFVVYLVGGLVQGVAALWFNLGAGISLIVATLVLVPVITLLAIIALRFVIEGVVALIAIAENTERTAENTRR, translated from the coding sequence ATGAGCGAGCCCATATCGACACCTCCCCCGCTCCCCCCGCGCCCCGCGGCCGACGTGGCTCGCGAAACATCGGATGCCCGCACGGCGCACCGCGATGGGTATGACCCCGCGACCGACCCGGACGACACGGGTGTGCCGAACGGCCTCGCAGGCGAACCTTCCGACGTAGGGCGCGGCTTCTTCCGTGCCCTGTTCGACCTGTCGTTCCGCACGTTCATCACGCGCCGGCTCGCGAGCGTGTTCTACCTCGTCGGGCTCATCGCAATCGGCATCGGGTTCGTCGTCTATCTGGTCGGCGGACTCGTGCAGGGGGTCGCCGCCCTGTGGTTCAATCTCGGCGCCGGCATCTCGCTCATCGTCGCGACCCTCGTCCTGGTCCCCGTCATCACCTTGCTGGCGATCATCGCGCTGCGATTCGTCATCGAGGGCGTCGTCGCACTCATCGCGATCGCCGAGAACACCGAACGCACGGCGGAGAACACTCGGCGCTGA
- a CDS encoding F0F1 ATP synthase subunit epsilon — protein MALKVSLVSADAEVWSGEASIVIAKTVLGEIGFMPGHEPVLAILAEGQVRITETSGTKIVANAQDGFLSMEGNELTIVAGNAALIS, from the coding sequence ATGGCGCTCAAGGTGAGTCTCGTATCTGCCGATGCGGAGGTCTGGTCGGGAGAGGCGTCGATCGTCATCGCGAAGACCGTGCTCGGCGAGATCGGCTTCATGCCCGGGCACGAGCCGGTGCTCGCGATCCTGGCCGAAGGCCAGGTGCGGATCACCGAGACCTCCGGCACGAAGATCGTCGCGAATGCGCAGGACGGATTCCTCTCCATGGAGGGGAACGAACTGACGATCGTGGCCGGAAACGCCGCGCTCATCTCCTGA